The following coding sequences are from one Lolium rigidum isolate FL_2022 chromosome 6, APGP_CSIRO_Lrig_0.1, whole genome shotgun sequence window:
- the LOC124666374 gene encoding 2-alkenal reductase (NADP(+)-dependent)-like: MADQLKSRRVILKEYVEGYPTEEHMELLPATDVDDAAAAAEDGSVLVKNLYLSCDPYMRPKMSRPVGQSSYTSAFVPGAAITGYGVAQVVRSTHPALAPGDLVRGITGWEDYSVIKPPFTGLLAKIQPDHHGVPLSYYTGILGMPGLTAYVGFHRICSPKAGEAVFVSAASGAVGQLVGQLARLAGCRVVGSAGSDEKVELLKSKFGFHDAFNYKAEDGDLAGALKQRFPDGIDVYFENVGGKMLEAVLLNMRTHGRIAVCGLISQYNLTPGEKEGAAGVRNLECVVTKRIRMQGFIEPDHKHVYPEYEAWVVPHIKEGRVVYVEDVAEGLEAAPRALIGLFHGRNVGKQVVSIAAPQT; encoded by the coding sequence ATGGCGGATCAGCTCAAGAGCCGGCGCGTGATCCTCAAGGAGTACGTGGAGGGCTACCCGACGGAGGAGCACATGGAGCTCCTCCCGGCCACCGACGTCGACGATgccgcggcagcggcggaggacgGGTCGGTGCTGGTGAAGAACCTGTACCTCTCCTGCGACCCGTACATGCGGCCCAAGATGTCCCGCCCGGTCGGCCAGTCCTCCTACACCTCCGCCTTCGTCCCGGGCGCCGCCATCACCGGCTACGGCGTCGCGCAGGTGGTCCGCTCCACCCACCCCGCCCTCGCCCCCGGCGACCTCGTGCGGGGCATCACGGGCTGGGAGGACTACAGCGTCATCAAGCCGCCCTTCACGGGCCTCCTCGCCAAGATCCAACCCGACCACCACGGCGTGCCGCTGTCCTACTACACGGGCATCCTCGGCATGCCGGGCCTGACCGCGTACGTGGGGTTCCACCGCATCTGCTCCCCGAAGGCCGGCGAGGCGGTGTTCGTGTCCGCCGCCTCCGGCGCCGTGGGCCAGCTGGTGGGGCAGCTCGCGAGGCTCGCGGGGTGCCGCGTGGTCGGCAGCGCCGGGTCGGACGAGAAGGTGGAGCTGCTGAAGAGCAAGTTCGGCTTCCACGACGCGTTCAACTACAaggccgaggacggcgacctcgCCGGCGCTCTCAAACAACGCTTCCCCGACGGCATCGACGTCTACTTCGAGAACGTCGGCGGGAAGATGCTCGAGGCCGTGCTGCTCAACATGAGGACGCACGGCCGCATCGCCGTCTGCGGCCTCATCTCGCAGTACAACCTCACGCCGGGCGAgaaggagggcgccgccggcgtGCGCAACCTCGAGTGCGTGGTCACGAAGCGGATCCGGATGCAGGGGTTCATCGAGCCCGACCACAAGCACGTGTACCCGGAGTACGAGGCCTGGGTGGTGCCGCACATCAAGGAAGGCAGGGTCGTCTACGTCGAGGACGTCGCCGAGGGGCTGGAGGCCGCGCCCAGGGCGCTCATCGGACTCTTCCATGGCCGCAACGTCGGCAAGCAGGTCGTCAGCATCGCTGCTCCACAGACTTAG
- the LOC124660630 gene encoding probable uridine nucleosidase 2 gives MAASPPPKKKVIIDTDPGIDDAMAIFVALRSPELEVIGLTTIFGNVYTSLATRNALHLLEAAGRTDIPVAEGSHVTVKKATKLRIASFVHGSDGLGNQNFPPPAGKPVDQSAAAFLVEQANLYPGQVTVVALGPLTNLALAVELDPSFASKIGQIVILGGAYSVNGNVNPAAEANIFGDPDAADIVFTCGADILAVGINITHQVVLSDVDRKKLEQSDSKYARYLCKILGLYYDYHMDAYSTKGVYLHDPTALLAAVNPSLMTYTEGVVRVQTDGITKGLTVFDNTKKTYGEITAWSGKPTVKVAVTVDAPAVVELMMQRLIMDD, from the exons ATGGCCGCATCACCGCCTCCGAAGAAGAAGGTCATCATCGACACCGACCCAGGAATTG ATGACGCCATGGCCATCTTCGTGGCGCTGAGGTCGCCGGAGCTGGAGGTGATTGGGCTCACCACCATCTTCGGCAATGTCTACACGTCCCTCGCCACGCGCAACGCGCTACACCTC CTAGAGGCTGCTGGGAGGACTGACATCCCCGTCGCAGAGGGATCCCATGTCACAGTCAAG AAAGCCACCAAGCTACGGATTGCGAGCTTCGTTCATGGTTCAGACGGCCTCGGCAACCAGAACTTCCCTCCACCAGCCGGCAAGCCCGTAGATCAATCTGCCGCTGCCTTCCTTGTCGAGCAGGCGAATCTCTACCCTGGTCAAGTCACCGTCGTCGCCCTCGGCCCGCTCACCAACCTTGCGCTGGCTGTTGAGCTTGACCCGTCTTTCGCCAGCAAGATTGGGCAGATTGTTATTCTCGGTGGCGCATATTCAGTTAATGGAAACGTCAACCCTGCAGCCGAGGCAAAT ATATTTGGTGATCCTGATGCTGCTGATATAGTTTTCAcctgtggtgctgatatattggcCGTGGGAATAAACATAACTCACCAAGTAGTTCTTTCTG ATGTTGACCGAAAGAAGCTTGAACAGTCTGACAGCAAATATGCTCGCTATTTGTGCAAGATACTGGGTCTTTATTATGATTACCACATGGACGCGTACTCCACAAAAG GAGTGTATCTTCATGATCCAACGGCTCTTCTTGCTGCCGTAAATCCATCACTGATGACTTACACGGAAGGAGTGGTGAGGGTTCAGACAGATGGAATCACGAAAGGTCTAACAGTTTTCGACAATACCAAGAAAACGTATGGGGAGATAACAGCATGGAGCGGTAAGCCGACCGTGAAGGTTGCCGTCACAGTTGATGCCCCAGCAGTTGTGGAGCTCATGATGCAGAGGCTTATCATGGATGATTAA
- the LOC124660628 gene encoding RAP domain-containing protein, chloroplastic-like, with the protein MEAAAASLLGSLPRNTAGGISFPVLSSNNPYHHAQLHHPFSSLLSINLTRCTSRLPPCRVSLKEDDATPQWQLDFLGPDPQLRSDEEDDPLPAASNDWCVRARRSALRSIEARGLSPALERMVSPPKKIKNKKKKKQKKILSKKPRKDDELLGEDEVDGDVEEIFSVEDDLDLRVAQLADGVFDEKRQRNREHFIQTLSSFSAAPSNRNKEVSLNRDIVQAQTAEEVLALTAEVIAAVAKGLSPSPLTALNIATALHRIAKNMESVSMMQTHRLAFARHRDMSMLVGLAMLSLPECSPQGISNISWALSKIGGDLLYLPEMDRIADVAISKVEDFNAQNVANIAGAFASMRQSAPDLFSALAQRAAQLVHTFKEQELAQFLWGCASLNECPYPLLDALDAAFQDAASFKCHLDMPQSGAKDVLSEEYGNNSHALNLSRDQLGNIAWSYAVLGQLDRQFFSHIWRTLSQYEEQRVSDQYREDIMFSSQVYLANQSLKVEYPHLDMALRGYLEEKLAKVVKSKRFNQKTTSLFQKDVGRLLYTTDHEWVKEFTVDGYTVDAALVDEKLALEIDGTTHFSRNLGTPLGHTSFKRRYITAAGWKLVPLSHQEWEELQGESEQMEYLRRILGIDAE; encoded by the exons ATGGAAGCTGCTGCTGCTTCTCTCCTTGGCTCTCTTCCCCGAAACACCGCCGGCGGCATCAGCTTCCCCGTGCTGTCGTCCAACAACCCGTACCACCATGCCCAGCTCCACCACCCCTTCTCCAGCCTCCTCAGCATCAACCTCACGCGATGCACTTCTCGCCTCCCACCTTGCCGCGTCTCCCTGAAAGAGGACGATGCCACGCCGCAATGGCAGCTTGACTTCCTGGGGCCTGACCCTCAGCTGCGgtccgacgaggaggatgacccGCTCCCCGCCGCGAGCAACGACTGGTGCGTCCGCGCGCGCCGTTCCGCGCTGCGCTCCATCGAGGCACGAGGCCTCTCGCCCGCGCTCGAGAGGATGGTCTCCCCGCCCAAGAAaatcaagaacaagaagaagaagaagcagaagaagattCTCAGCAAGAAGCCCCGCAAGGACGACGAGCTGCTAGGTGAGGACGAGGTcgatggtgatgtggaggagatcTTCTCCGTGGAAGACGACCTGGACCTCAGGGTCGCGCAGCTCGCGGACGGGGTGTTCGACGAAAAGCGCCAGAGGAACAGGGAGCACTTCATCCAGACGCTCTCCAGCTTCTCGGCTGCGCCGTCGAACAGAAACAAGGAGGTTTCCCTCAACAGGGACATCGTCCAGGCTCAGACCGCCGAGGAGGTGCTCGCGCTCACCGCGGAGGTCATCGCAGCCGTCGCCAAAGGTCTCAGCCCCTCGCCACTCACGGCACTCAACATCGCCACTGCGCTCCACCGCATTGCCAAGAACATGGAGTCGGTGTCCATGATGCAGACGCACCGGCTCGCCTTCGCACGGCACAGGGACATGTCCATGCTTGTCGGGCTGGCAATGTTGTCCCTCCCGGAGTGCTCGCCGCAGGGCATCTCTAACATCTCCtgggccttgtccaagattggaggAGACTTGCTTTACTTGCCGGAGATGGATAGGATTGCCGACGTGGCCATTTCCAAGGTCGAAGATTTTAACGCACAGAATGTTGCCAATATCGCTGGAGCATTTGCTTCCATGCGCCAATCAGCACCAGACCTTTTCTCTGCATTGGCGCAGAGAGCAGCACAATTGGTGCACACATTCAAGGAGCAAGAGCTTGCTCAATTCTTGTGGGGGTGTGCTTCTCTTAATGAATGCCCATATCCTTTGCTCGATGCACTTGATGCTGCTTTCCAGGATGCTGCCAGCTTCAAATGTCATTTAGACATGCCTCAGAGCGGTGCCAAAGATGTTTTGAGCGAAGAATATGGTAACAATTCTCATGCTCTCAACCTTAGTCGAGATCAGCTTGGCAATATTGCTTGGTCCTATGCAGTTCTTGGGCAACTGGACCGCCAGTTCTTCTCGCATATCTGGAGAACTCTGAGTCAATACGAAGAGCAGCGAGTCTCTGATCAGTATAGGGAAGATATAATGTTTTCATCCCAGGTTTATCTCGCAAATCAATCTTTGAAGGTTGAGTACCCACATCTTGATATGGCCTTAAGAGGTTATCTGgaagaaaaattagcaaaagtggTGAAAAGCAAACGGTTCAATCAGAAGACAACCTCCTTATTTCAGAAGGATGTTGGCCGTCTTCTTTATACTACTGACCATGAATGGGTTAAAGAATTCACAGTTGATGGTTACACTGTTGACGCAGCACTAGTTGATGAGAAGCTTGCTCTTGAGATAGACGGGACAACACACTTCTCAAGAAATTTAG GCACACCACTAGGCCACACATCATTTAAAAGGCGTTACATAACCGCTGCTGgatggaaactagttcccttgtcTCACCAAGAG TGGGAGGAGCTTCAAGGTGAGTCCGAGCAAATGGAGTATTTGAGGAGAATTTTGGGCATCGATGCAGAATAA